A window from Callithrix jacchus isolate 240 chromosome 17, calJac240_pri, whole genome shotgun sequence encodes these proteins:
- the IGSF10 gene encoding immunoglobulin superfamily member 10 isoform X1, with the protein MKVKGRGITCLLVSFAVIYLIATPGGRACPRRCACYIPAEVHCTFRYLTSIPDSIPPNVERINLGYNSLVRLTETDFSGLTKLELLMLHSNGIHTIPDKTFSDLQALQVLKMSYNKVRKLQKDTFYGLRSLTRLHMDHNNIEFINPEVFYGLNFLRLVHLEGNQLTKLHPDTFVSLSYLQIFKISFIKYLYLSDNFLTSLPQEMVSYMPDLESLYLHGNPWTCDCHLKWLSDWIQEKPDVIKCKKDRSPSSPQQCPLCMNPRTSKGKPLAMISAAAFQCTKPTIDSSLKSKSLTILEDSGSAFISPQGFMAPFGSLTMNMTDQSGNEANMVCSIQKPSRTSPIAFTEENDYIVLNTSFSTFLVCNIDYGHIQPVWQVLALYSDSPLILERSHLLSETPQLCYKYKQAAPKPEDIFTNIEADLRADPSWLMQDQISLQLNRTATTLSSLQIQYSGDTKITLPRAEMRPVKRKWTMISRNNNTKLEHTVLVGGTIGLSCPAQGDPTPYLEWLLADGSKVRAPYVSEDGRILIDKSGKLELQMADSFDTGVYHCISTNYADADILTYRITVVETSAEAYQENGIHHTVFTGETLDLPCHSTGIPDASISWVLPGNNVLYQSSRDKEVLNNGTLRILQVTPKDQGYYHCVAANPSGVDFLIFQVSVKMKGQRPLEHGGETEGSGLDESNPTAPLKEPPGAQLPTSAPMGAEVGKQASSTSKRQNYRELIHQQHGDSTHRRFRENRRHFPPSARRIDPKHWAALLEKVKKNAVPEKRENPIVSPPPLVTQLPNILEDDDSSGMLTQDEEFMVLATKASDLAASTVMADSKIISHPVTNITSGTEFSPVMSSQILPPKELIDFKLSTAIETIAMSKNVNPTMSSQMQGTTNQHPSTVFPLLPGDTEFQHSDQMGRGREHFQSAPPITVRTTIKDVNVKMLTSTNDKVLLESVNTTNSHQTSVREVSEPRHNHFYSHTTQTLSTSTLPSDLHVAAHSQFQIPRNGTVNIPLFRRFGRRRRIGGRGRIISPYRTPILRRHRYSIFRPTTRGSSEKSTTTFSATVLNVTCLSCLPRERLTTATAALSFPSAEPITFPKADIARVTSEESTTLVQNPLLLFENKPNVDIEKTTPTIKYFSTESSQVTPTGTVMTYAPTSIPMKKTHKINAGYPRVSRTNEAKRDSVSTSSLSGAITKPPMTTIIATTRFSRRKLPWQQNFVNNHNPKGRLKNQHKFSLQKSTAVMLPKTSPALPTDKDSPSHFTTLSASVIQIPSITLTTARHTTSKTYSPGSLPPMKELPFSSFNAVLPSIISKDSSTVSIISMQTAIPAIPPTVPASVITDETQTERPRAQTIQREKEPLKKRNDPNISPGQSSGFTTSTAITPPVLITVETSIKPSVSAFTHSSPENTTGISSTIGHHSRTLDLTDVIEESAQVSTWTLKRTIASETTLSGKSYKNTTTRKAIIRHSTMSPFLSSSAILMPIPISPPFTQKAVTDNVETPISRLMTNTVVKLQESLRHNANPQQLAEVATSPQAHPNAKFTTGTTHFIYSNLLHSTPMPALITVKSQNSKLTPSPWSENQFWHKPYSEIAEKGKTPEVSMLPTTGLPEATTHASNWDGQKNAKKSDFDKKSVQEVTTSKLLLFDSLSRNIFEKPRIVGGKAASFTIPANSDAFLPCEAVGNPLPTIRWTRVSSGLDLSKRKQNNRVQVLPNGTLSIQRVEIQDRGQYLCSASNLFGTDHLHVTLSVVSYPPRILERRTKEITVHSGSTVELKCRAEGRPSPTITWILANQTVVLESSQGSRQALVTGDGTLVIHNLSIYDRGFYKCVASNPAGQDSLLVKIQVIAAPPVILEQKRQVIVGTWGESLKLPCTAKGTPQPSIYWVLSDGTEVKPLQFTNFKLFLFSNGTLYIRNLASSDRGTYECIATSSTGSERRVVMLTMEERMTSPRIEAASQKRTEVNLGDKLLLNCSATGEPKPQIMWRLPSKAVVNQQHRMGSRIHVYPNGSLFIGSVTEKDSGVYLCVARNKMGDDLILMHVSLRLKPAKIDHKQYFRKQVLHGKDFQVDCKASGSPMPEISWSLPDGTMINNAMQADDSGHRPRRYTLFNNGTLYFNKVGVAEEGDYTCYAQNTLGKDEMKVHLTVITAAPRIRQHYKSNKRIKVGDAAVLDCEVTGDPKPKIFWLLPSNDMISSSTGRYTFHANGSLIINKVKLLDSGEYVCVARNPSGDDTKMYKLDIVSKPPLINGLYTNRTVIKATAVRHSKKHFDCRADGTPPPEVTWIMPDSIFLTAPYYGSRITVHKNGTLEIRNVRLSDSADFICVARNEGGESVLVVQLEVLEMLRRPTFRNPFNEKTVAQLAKSAVLNCSVDGNPPPEIIWILPNGTRFSNGPHSYQYLIASNGSFIIYKTTREDAGKYRCAARNKVGYIEKLIILEIGQKPVILTYAPGAVKGLSGESLSLHCVSDGIPKPNIKWTMPSGYVVDRPQITGKYILHDNGTLVIKEATAYDRGNYICKAQNSVGHTLITVPVMIVAYPPRITNRPPRSIVTRTGAAFQLHCVALGVPKPEIMWEIPGHSLDSTASKGRIRGSEQLHLQGTLVIQNPQASDSGIYKCTAKNPLGSDYAATYIEVI; encoded by the exons gtCTTAAAGATGAGCTATAACAAAGTCCGAAAACTTCAGAAAGATACTTTTTATGGCCTCAGGAGCTTGACGCGATTGCACATGGACCACAACAATATTGAGTTTATAAACCCAGAGGTTTTTTACGGGCTCAACTTTCTCCGCCTGGTGCACTTGGAAGGAAATCAGCTCACTAAGCTCCATCCAGATACATTTGTCTCTTTGAGCTACCTCCAGATATTTAAAATCTCTTTCATTAAGTACCTATACTTGTCGGATAACTTCCTGACCTCCCTTCCTCAAGAGATGGTCTCCTATATGCCTGACCTAGAAAGCCTCTACCTGCATGGGAACCCATGGACCTGTGATTGCCATTTAAAGTGGTTGTCTGACTGGATACAGGAGAAGCCAG atgtaataaaatgcaaaaaagataGAAGTCCCTCTAGTCCTCAGCAATGTCCACTTTGCATGAACCCTAGGACTTCTAAAGGCAAGCCCTTAGCAATGATCTCAGCTGCAGCTTTCCAGTGCACCAAGCCAACCATTGACTCATCTCTGAAATCAAAGAGCCTGACtattctggaagacagtggttctgctttcatttctcccCAAGGTTTCATGGCACCCTTTGGCTCCCTCACCATGAATATGACAGACCAGTCTGGAAATGAAGCTAACATGGTCTGCAGTATTCAAAAGCCCTCAAGGACATCACCCATTGCATTCACTGAAGAAAATGACTACATTGTGCTAAATActtcattttcaacatttttggtGTGCAACATAGATTACGGTCACATTCAGCCAGTGTGGCAAGTTCTGGCTCTGTACAGTGATTCTCCTCTGATACTAGAAAGGAGCCACTTGCTTAGTGAAACACCACAGCTCTGTTACAAGTATAAGCAAGCGGCTCCTAAGCCTGAAGACATCTTTACCAACATAGAGGCAGATCTCAGAGCAGATCCCTCTTGGTTAATGCAAGACCAGATTTCCTTGCAGCTGAACAGaactgccaccacactcagttcaTTACAGATCCAGTACTCAGGTGATACCAAAATCACTTTACCAAGAGCAGAGATGAGGCCAGTGAAACGCAAATGGACTATGATTTCAAGGAACAACAATACTAAGCTGGAACACACTGTTTTGGTAGGTGGAACCATTGGTCTCAGTTGCCCAGCCCAAGGAGACCCCACCCCATACTTGGAGTGGCTTCTAGCTGATGGAAGTAAAGTGAGAGCCCCTTATGTCAGTGAGGATGGACGGATCCTAATAGACAAAAGTGGAAAACTGGAACTCCAGATGGCTGATAGTTTTGACACGGGCGTATATCACTGCATAAGCACCAATTACGCTGATGCAGATATTCTCACCTATAGGATAACTGTGGTAGAAACTTCAGCAGAAGCCTATCAGGAAAATGGGATTCATCACACAGTTTTCACTGGTGAAACACTTGATCTCCCATGCCATTCTACTGGTATCCCAGATGCCTCTATTAGCTGGGTTCTTCCAGGAAACAATGTGCTCTATCAGTCATCAAGAGACAAGGAAGTTCTTAACAATGGCACATTAAGAATATTACAAGTCACCCCAAAAGACCAAGGTTATTATCACTGTGTGGCAGCCAACCCATCAGGGGTTGATTTTTTGATTTTCCAAGTTTCAGTCAAGATGAAAGGACAAAGGCCATTGGAGCATGGCGGAGAAACAGAGGGATCTGGACTTGATGAGTCCAATCCTACTGCTCCTCTAAAGGAGCCGCCAGGTGCACAACTCCCTACATCTGCTCCAATGGGGGCTGAGGTCGGAAAACAAGCCTCAAGCACAAGTAAGAGGCAAAACTATCGGGAATTAATACACCAGCAACATGGAGATTCAACACACAGACGTTTTAGGGAGAATAGGAGGCACTTCCCTCCCTCTGCTAGGAGAATTGACCCAAAACACTGGGCAGCACTGTTggagaaagtgaaaaagaatgCTGTGCCAGAGAAGCGAGAAAATCCCATAGTGAGCCCACCCCCACTGGTCACCCAACTCCCAAACATACTTGAAGACGACGATTCCTCAGGCATGCTCACTCAAGATGAGGAGTTTATGGTCCTGGCCACTAAAGCTTCGGACCTTGCAGCAAGTACAGTGATGGCTGACTCCAAAATAATATCTCATCCTGTGACAAACATAACTTCTGGAACAGAATTCTCTCCTGTTATGAGTTCACAAATATTACCACCCAAAGAACTCATAGATTTCAAACTATCTACTGCTATTGAAACTATAGCCATGTCAAAGAATGTAAACCCAACCATGTCAAGCCAAATGCAAGGCACAACCAATCAACATCCATCCACTGTCTTTCCACTACTTCCTGGAGATACTGAATTTCAACACTCTGACCagatgggaagaggaagagagcatTTCCAAAGTGCACCCCCAATAACAGTGAGGACTACGATCAAAGATGTCAATGTCAAAATGCTTACTAGCACCAATGACAAAGTATTGTTGGAGTCGGTAAATACCACAAATAGTCATCAGACATCTGTAAGAGAAGTCAGTGAGCCCAGGCACAATCACTTCTATTCACACACTACTCAAACACTTAGCACCTCCACGCTCCCTTCAGATCTGCACGTGGCTGCTCATTCTCAGTTTCAGATCCCTAGAAATGGTACCGTTAACATCCCACTGTTCAGACGCTTCGGGAGGCGGAGGAGAATTGGGGGAAGAGGGCGGATTATCAGCCCATATAGAACTCCAATTCTCCGACGGCATAGATATAGCATTTTCAGGCCAACAACCAGAGGTTCTTCTGAGAAAAGCACTACCACCTTCTCAGCCACAGTGCTCAATGTGACATGCCTGTCCTGTCTTCCCAGAGAGAGGCTCACCACTGCAACAGCAGCACTGTCTTTCCCAAGTGCTGAACCCATTACTTTCCCCAAAGCTGACATTGCTAGAGTCACATCAGAAGAATCTACAACTCTAGTCCAGAATCCACTATTACTATTTGAGAACAAACCCAACGTAGATATTGAGAAAACAACAcccacaataaaatatttcagtactGAAAGTTCTCAAGTGACCCCAACTGGTACAGTCATGACTTATGCACCAACATCCATACCCAtgaaaaaaactcacaaaataaaCGCTGGCTACCCAAGGGTGTCTCGCACCAATGAAGCTAAAAGAGATTCAGTGAGTACATCATCACTGTCAGGTGCTATCACCAAGCCACCAATGACTACTATTATAGCCACTACAAGGTTTTCAAGAAGAAAACTTCCCTGGCAGCAGAACTTTGTTAATAACCATAACCCAAAGGGCAGATTAAAGAATCAACATAAATTTAGTTTACAAAAAAGCACAGCTGTGATGCTTCCTAAAACATCTCCTGCTTTACCCACAGATAAAGATTCCCCCTCCCATTTCACCACACTTTCAGCAAGTGTGATACAAATTCCATCTATTACCTTGACTACAGCTCGCCATACTACCAGCAAAACATACAGTCCTGGAAGTCTTCCACCAATGAAGGAGCTTCCTTTCTCATCCTTTAACGCTGTGCTTCCTAGTATCATAAGCAAAGACTCAAGTACAGTAAGCATCATATCAATGCAAACAGCTATACCAGCAATTCCTCCTACTGTCCCTGCATCTGTCATTACTGATGAAACCCAAACAGAGAGACCCAGAGCACAAACAATACAAAGAGAAAAGGAGCCTCTAAAGAAGAGGAATGACCCAAACATCTCTCCAGGCCAGAGTTCTGGCTTCACTACATCCACTGCTATAACACCTCCTGTTCTAATAACAGTGGAAACTTCAATCAAGCCCAGTGTCTCTGCATTCACTCATTCCTCACCAGAAAACACCACTGGAATTTCGAGCACAATCGGTCATCATTCAAGAACTCTTGATCTGACAGATGTGATTGAAGAATCAGCCCAAGTGAGTACTTGGACTTTGAAGCGCACAATTGCTTCTGAAACAACTTTGTCTGGCAAATCATACAAGAATACCACCACCAGGAAAGCAATCATTAGACACTCAACCATGTCACCATTCCTGAGCAGCAGTGCTATTCTAATGCCAATTCCCATCTCCCCTCCCTTTACTCAAAAAGCAGTTACTGACAACGTGGAAACTCCCATTTCCAGGCTTATGACAAATACAGTGGTCAAGCTGCAGGAATCCTTAAGGCACAATGCTAATCCACAGCAATTAGCAGAGGTAGCAACATCTCCCCAGGCTCACCCAAATGCCAAGTTCACAACTGGAACCACTCACTTCATCTACTCTAATCTGTTACATTCTACTCCCATGCCAGCACTAATAACAGTTAAATCACAGAATTCTAAATTAACTCCATCTCCCTGGTCAGAAAACCAATTTTGGCACAAGCCATACTCAGAAATTGCTGAAAAAGGGAAAACACCAGAAGTAAGCATGTTGCCCACTACAGGCCTGCCAGAGGCCACGACTCATGCTTCAAATTGGGATGGACAGAAGAATGCAAAGAAGAGTGACTTTGATAAAAAATCAGTTCAAGAAGTAACAACTTCCAAACTCCTTCTCTTTGACTCTTTGTCTAGGAATATATTTGAAAAGCCCAGGATAGTTGGAGGAAAAGCTGCAAGTTTTACTATTCCAGCTAACTCAGATGCCTTTCTTCCCTGTGAAGCTGTTGGAAATCCCCTGCCCACCATTCGATGGACCAGAGTCTCATCAG gaCTTGATTTATCTAAAAGGAAACAGAATAACAGGGTCCAGGTTCTCCCTAATGGTACCCTGTCCATCCAGAGGGTGGAAATTCAGGACCGTGGACAGTACTTGTGCTCAGCATCCAATCTGTTTGGCACAGACCACCTTCATGTCACCTTGTCTGTGGTTTCCTATCCTCCCAGGATCCTGGAGAGACGTACCAAAGAGATCACAGTTCATTCTGGAAGCACTGTGGAACTGAAGTGCAGAGCAGAAGGTAGGCCAAGCCCTACAATTACCTGGATTCTTGCAAACCAAACAGTTGTCTTGGAATCATCCCAGGGAAGCAGGCAGGCCCTGGTGACAGGTGATGGAACATTGGTCATCCACAATCTCAGTATTTATGACCGTGGCTTTTACAAATGTGTGGCCAGCAACCCAGCTGGCCAGGATTCACTGCTGGTTAAAATACAAGTCATTGCGGCACCACCTGTTATTCTAGAGCAAAAGAGGCAAGTCATTGTAGGCACTTGGGGCGAAAGTTTAAAACTGCCCTGTACTGCAAAAGGAACTCCTCAGCCCAGCATTTACTGGGTCCTCTCTGATGGCACTGAAGTGAAACCATTACAGTTTACCAATTTCAAGTTGTTCTTATTTTCAAATGGGACTTTATATATAAGAAACCTAGCCTCTTCAGACAGGGGCACTTATGAATGCATCGCTACCAGTTCCACTGGTTCAGAGCGAAGAGTGGTAATGCTTACAATGGAAGAGCGAATGACCAGCCCCAGGATAGAAGCTGCATCCCAGAAAAGGACTGAAGTGAATTTGGGGGACAAATTACTACTGAATTGCTCAGCCACTGGGGAGCCCAAACCCCAAATAATGTGGAGGTTACCATCTAAGGCTGTGGTCAACCAGCAGCACAG AATGGGCAGCCGGATCCATGTCTATCCAAATGGATCCCTGTTTATTGGATCAGTAACAGAAAAAGACAGTGGTGTCTACTTGTGTGTGGCAAGAAACAAAATGGGGGATGATCTGATACTGATGCATGTCAGCCTAAGACTGAAACCTGCCAAAATTGACCACAAGCAGTATTTTAGAAAGCAAGTGCTCCATGGGAAAGATTTCCAAGTAGACTGCAAAGCTTCTGGCTCCCCGATGCCAGAGATATCTTGGAGTTTGCCCGACGGAACCATGATCAACAATGCAATGCAAGCGGATGACAGTGGCCACAGGCCCAGAAGATATACCCTTTTTAACAATGGAACCTTATACTTCAACAAAGTCGGGGTAGCAGAGGAAGGAGATTATACTTGCTATGCCCAGAACACCCTAGGGAAGGATGAAATGAAAGTCCACTTAACAGTTATAACGGCTGCTCCCCGGATAAGGCAGCATTACAAAAGCAACAAGAGAATCAAAGTTGGAGACGCAGCTGTCCTTGACTGTGAGGTCACTGGGGATcccaaaccaaaaatattttggttGCTGCCTTCCAATGACATGATTTCCTCCTCCACCGGCAGGTACACGTTTCATGCCAATGGGTCTCTGatcatcaacaaagtgaaactgctTGATTCTGGAGAGTACGTATGTGTAGCCCGAAATCCTAGTGGGGATGACACCAAAATGTACAAACTGGACATTGTCTCTAAACCTCCATTAATCAATGGTCTGTATACAAACAGAACTGTTATTAAAGCCACAGCTGTGAGACATTCCAAAAAACACTTTGACTGCAGAGCTGACGGGACACCACCTCCTGAAGTCACGTGGATCATGCCAGACAGTATTTTCCTCACAGCCCCTTACTATGGAAGCAGAATCACAGTCCATAAAAATGGAACCTTGGAAATTCGGAATGTGAGGCTTTCGGATTCAGCTGATTTTATCTGTGTGGCTCGAAATGAAGGAGGAGAGAGCGTGTTGGTAGTACAGTTAGAAGTACTGGAAATGCTGAGAAGACCGACATTCAGAAATCCATTTAATGAAAAAACAGTTGCCCAGCTGGCAAAGTCTGCAGTATTGAATTGCTCTGTTGATGGGAACCCACCACCTGAGATAATCTGGATTTTACCAAATGGCACGCGATTTTCCAATGGCCCACACAGTTATCAGTATCTTATAGCAAGCAATGGTTCTTTTATCATTTATAAGACAACCCGGGAGGATGCAGGAAAATATCGCTGTGCAGCTAGGAATAAAGTTGGCTATATTGAGAAATTAATCATATTAGAAATTGGCCAGAAGCCAGTTATTCTTACATATGCACCTGGGGCAGTAAAAGGCCTCAGTGGAGAGTCTCTATCACTGCATTGCGTGTCTGATGGAATTCCTAAGCCAAATATCAAATGGACTATGCCAAGTGGTTATGTAGTAGACAGGCCTCAAATTACTGGGAAATACATATTGCATGACAATGGCACCTTAGTCATCAAAGAAGCAACAGCTTATGACAGAGGAAACTATATCTGTAAGGCTCAAAATAGTGTTGGTCATACACTGATTACAGTTCCAGTAATGATTGTAGCCTACCCTCCCCGAATTACAAATCGTCCACCCAGGAGCATTGTCACCAGGACAGGGGCAGCCTTTCAGCTCCACTGTGTGGCCCTGGGAGTTCCCAAGCCAGAAATCATGTGGGAGATACCTGGCCACTCCCTTGACTCAACGGCAAGTAAAGGGAGGATACGCGGAAGTGAGCAGCTTCACTTACAAGGTACCCTAGTCATTCAGAATCCGCAAGCCTCCGATTCTGGGATATACAAATGCACAGCAAAGAATCCACTTGGTAGTGATTATGCAGCAACGTATATTGAAGTAATCTGA